One Cryobacterium roopkundense genomic region harbors:
- a CDS encoding YccF domain-containing protein, translated as MKTLLNIIWLVLSGFWLFLGYMLAALIMCVLIVTIPWGIAAARIGVYALWPFGKTVVPTPNAGVGSFLGNVIWVILAGWWIALEHLISGIALCITIIGIPFGIANFKMIPVALMPLGKQIVDTP; from the coding sequence ATGAAGACCCTCCTCAACATCATCTGGCTCGTGCTCTCGGGGTTCTGGCTGTTCCTCGGCTACATGCTCGCCGCGCTCATAATGTGCGTGCTCATCGTTACCATCCCCTGGGGAATCGCCGCGGCACGCATCGGCGTCTACGCCCTCTGGCCGTTCGGCAAAACTGTCGTGCCCACGCCGAACGCGGGTGTCGGGTCGTTCCTCGGCAATGTCATCTGGGTGATCCTGGCTGGCTGGTGGATCGCCCTCGAGCACCTCATCTCGGGCATCGCGCTCTGCATCACGATCATCGGCATCCCGTTCGGGATCGCCAACTTCAAGATGATCCCGGTCGCACTCATGCCGCTTGGCAAGCAGATCGTCGACACGCCCTAA